In a genomic window of Streptomyces koelreuteriae:
- a CDS encoding LysR family transcriptional regulator, which yields MELLHLRYFVAVAQELNFSTAARKLHMAASPLSRRIKDLEGELGHRLFDRDTHKVRLTAAGTALLPIARGVLEQVDSIQWRLDETARPQRTTLLLGVPSGIHPDLRMRMDTLAERVGDRFEIKRWPGGTDRLVDAVCDGRLALTLARLPVGGDPALEQLPVMSERLGAVVPRDRFPGRESVALAELADLAYAGSPTAVTNAYFRGLDRRLSDLGLKKRIELSSVTFDGVSEIVASGLAFSISMLDSRSPVQNYRLDNVTVLPFSDFHPTLETGLFWRKDRADGGDLEEVVAAAREVFADRLLA from the coding sequence GTGGAGCTCCTACACCTGCGCTATTTCGTCGCCGTCGCCCAAGAACTGAACTTCTCCACCGCGGCCCGCAAACTGCACATGGCGGCCTCCCCGCTGAGCCGACGGATCAAGGATCTCGAAGGCGAACTCGGGCACCGGCTGTTCGACCGCGACACGCACAAGGTGAGGCTCACCGCCGCCGGTACCGCGCTGCTGCCGATCGCGCGCGGTGTCCTGGAGCAGGTCGACTCGATCCAGTGGCGACTGGACGAGACGGCCCGGCCGCAGCGGACCACGCTGCTGCTCGGCGTCCCGAGCGGCATCCACCCGGATCTGCGGATGCGGATGGACACCCTCGCCGAGCGGGTCGGCGACCGGTTCGAGATCAAACGCTGGCCGGGGGGCACCGACCGGCTGGTGGACGCGGTGTGCGACGGACGGCTCGCGCTGACCCTGGCCCGGCTGCCGGTCGGCGGCGACCCCGCCCTGGAACAGTTGCCGGTGATGTCGGAGCGGCTGGGCGCGGTCGTCCCCAGAGACCGCTTTCCGGGGCGGGAGTCGGTCGCGCTGGCGGAGCTGGCCGACCTCGCCTACGCGGGCTCCCCCACGGCCGTGACCAACGCGTATTTCCGCGGACTCGACCGGCGACTGTCCGATCTCGGCCTCAAGAAGCGGATCGAACTGAGCAGTGTCACTTTCGACGGAGTGTCCGAGATAGTGGCCAGCGGACTGGCTTTCTCCATTTCCATGCTGGATTCCAGAAGCCCCGTACAGAATTACCGTCTGGACAATGTGACGGTTCTCCCCTTCTCCGATTTCCATCCGACACTGGAGACCGGCCTTTTCTGGCGCAAGGACCGGGCCGACGGCGGTGACCTGGAAGAAGTGGTCGCCGCGGCGCGCGAAGTGTTCGCCGACCGGCTTCTCGCCTGA